From the genome of Neisseria lisongii, one region includes:
- the gshA gene encoding glutamate--cysteine ligase: MKLPVIAQEHMAQLQDFEAAVLANHAKIEAWFRTQWQQHKPPFYGSVDIRNAGYKISSIDMNLFPGGFNNLNPNFIPLAAVAAQDAVQRACDTAKSVLIIPENHTRNTFYLQNVYALSNILQSAGYEVRLGSLNPEITEPTELATALGDTILLEPLLRTRDRVHLSDGFSPCVVLLNNDLSAGVPEILQGISQTLLPPLHGGWTTRRKTAHFAAYNEVAADFAALLGIDEWQINPYFEQISGLDFQEREGEDALAEAVERMLAKIQAKYDEKGISDKPFVIVKADAGTYGMGVMSVKSADEVRGLNRKNRNKMAKVKEGLEVTEVIVQEGIYTYETLDGAVSEPVVYMMDRFVIGGFYRVHEGRGADENLNAGGMVFVPLQNSIPTGNGDNSQEAPEACKRVFEQWDSLGMPRAQTDCTIDNEHNRLYVYSVMARLSLLAASIELERTA; this comes from the coding sequence ATGAAATTGCCGGTTATTGCTCAAGAACACATGGCGCAACTGCAAGATTTTGAGGCCGCCGTTTTGGCGAACCACGCTAAGATTGAGGCATGGTTCCGCACGCAGTGGCAGCAGCACAAACCGCCGTTTTACGGCTCGGTCGATATCCGCAATGCCGGTTATAAAATTTCCTCTATCGACATGAATCTGTTTCCGGGCGGGTTTAACAATCTGAACCCGAACTTTATTCCGCTGGCAGCGGTGGCGGCGCAAGATGCGGTGCAGCGTGCCTGCGATACGGCGAAATCGGTGCTGATTATTCCCGAAAACCACACCCGCAATACATTTTATCTGCAAAACGTTTATGCCTTGTCGAATATTTTACAGTCGGCAGGTTATGAAGTGCGTTTGGGTAGCCTGAATCCCGAAATCACCGAACCAACCGAGCTGGCAACCGCTTTGGGCGACACCATCTTGCTTGAACCGCTGCTGCGCACTCGTGATCGGGTTCATCTTTCAGACGGCTTCTCGCCATGCGTGGTATTGCTGAACAACGACTTGTCGGCAGGCGTACCGGAAATTCTGCAGGGCATCAGCCAAACGCTGTTGCCGCCGCTGCACGGAGGGTGGACGACCCGCCGCAAAACCGCCCATTTTGCCGCTTATAACGAAGTCGCCGCCGATTTTGCCGCTTTGCTCGGTATTGATGAATGGCAGATTAATCCGTATTTCGAACAAATCAGCGGCTTGGATTTCCAAGAACGTGAAGGCGAAGACGCTTTGGCGGAAGCGGTGGAACGGATGTTGGCAAAAATTCAGGCCAAATACGATGAAAAAGGCATCAGCGACAAACCGTTTGTGATTGTGAAGGCCGATGCCGGAACATACGGCATGGGCGTGATGAGCGTGAAGTCGGCAGACGAAGTGCGCGGCCTGAACCGCAAAAACCGCAACAAAATGGCGAAAGTCAAAGAAGGTCTGGAAGTAACGGAAGTGATTGTTCAGGAAGGTATTTATACCTATGAAACGCTGGATGGCGCAGTTTCCGAGCCGGTGGTATATATGATGGACCGCTTCGTAATCGGCGGTTTTTACCGAGTACACGAAGGGCGGGGCGCTGATGAGAATCTGAACGCCGGCGGTATGGTGTTTGTGCCGCTGCAAAACAGTATCCCAACCGGCAACGGCGACAATTCCCAAGAAGCCCCTGAAGCCTGCAAGCGGGTATTCGAGCAATGGGATTCGCTGGGTATGCCCAGAGCGCAGACCGACTGCACCATCGACAACGAACACAACCGCCTGTATGTCTATAGCGTAATGGCGCGCCTGTCGCTGCTGGCCGCTTCCATCGAGCTGGAACGCACCGCCTGA